One window from the genome of Clarias gariepinus isolate MV-2021 ecotype Netherlands chromosome 15, CGAR_prim_01v2, whole genome shotgun sequence encodes:
- the sv2ba gene encoding synaptic vesicle glycoprotein 2Ba, which yields MDSHYQNNMQGNERESQHTYGEQGEHGYSYQPDYPAQDEDAASDATEGQDEDDQMYEGEYQGIPHPDEIKEARRTARREAKLKAKLAASEEVETLAEQYETIMEDCGHGRFQWTLFTVLGLALMADGVECFVVAFALPSAEKDMCLSNASKGMLGLIVYVGMMLGAIVWGGLADKLGRRQCLLNALAINCIFSFLSSFSPGYGFFLFCRLCSGIGIGASIPIVYTYFAEFLHMDKRGEHLSWLCLFWMLGGLYASFSAWGIIPHYGWGFTMGTGHHLRSWRVFVLVCFLPSVAALIGLVFMPESPRYLLENGRHDEAWMILRHVHNTNWRAKGEPEKVFQVSQFKSPQTQEDDFIEIQSETGTALQRFMVRQLSLIKQVIRNLMSLAAPNLRLHGLFIGIVWFSMAFSYYGLSVWFPDQIKHLQYEEYKLNTKTFSHNTIVWFHFNFSLKNQIHEKCHYEKDRFIDMEMRNVRFKECLFTSCYFEDISSTDTLFENCTITDTTFYRTDLYHDTNFINCNFINVTFLHPKEGCHINFQEENDILIYLVSFLGSLSVLPGNIIAGLLMDKIGRIKIIGSSMLMSSGCTFFLFLCFNPGAVISFQCLFYAASAAAWNGIDVITVELYPASNRATAFGVLNGLGKLAAIISTFIFSKFVGVTKIVPILLSFSAMACGGLLAFKLPETREVILQ from the exons ATGGATAGCCATTACCAAAACAACATGCAAGGCAATGAAAGAGAAAGCCAGCATACCTATGGAGAGCAAGGTGAGCATGGCTACTCCTACCAACCTGATTATCCTGCCCAGGATGAAGATGCAGCCAGTGATGCCACTGAAGGACAGGATGAGGATGATCAGATGTACGAGGGAGAATATCAGGGCATTCCTCACCCAGATGAAATCAAGGAAGCCCGTCGTACTGCTCGTCGAGAAGCCAAGTTGAAGGCCAAGCTAGCTGCCTCGGAGGAGGTAGAGACATTGGCTGAGCAGTATGAAACCATCATGGAGGACTGCGGCCATGGGCGCTTCCAGTGGACCTTATTCACTGTCTTGGGGCTGGCGCTCATGGCTGATGGTGTGGAGTGTTTCGTAGTGGCCTTCGCTTTGCCAAGTGCAGAGAAGGATATGTGCCTGTCTAATGCCAGCAAGGGCATGCTGG gtctgATCGTGTACGTGGGGATGATGCTGGGAGCCATTGTGTGGGGTGGTCTGGCTGATAAACTGGGACGTCGTCAGTGTCTCCTCAATGCTTTGGCCATCAACtgcatcttttcttttctctcctccTTCTCCCCTGGCTACGGCTTCTTCCTTTTCTGTAGACTCTGCTCAGGAATCGG AATAGGTGCTTCTATCCCCATTGTGTACACATACTTTGCTGAGTTCCTTCACATGGATAAACGGGGCGAACACCTGAGCTGGCTGTGTCTGTTCTGGATGCTGGGAGGCCTGTACGCTTCCTTCAGCGCCTGGGGAATCATCCCTCATTATG GCTGGGGCTTCACTATGGGCACTGGGCACCACCTTCGCAGCTGGAGAGtgtttgtgttggtgtgtttcctGCCCTCGGTGGCTGCTTTAATTGGACTCGTGTTTATGCCGGAGAGCCCACGCTACCTCCTCGAG AATGGAAGGCATGACGAGGCCTGGATGATCCTGCGACATGTTCACAACACCAACTGGAGGGCTAAGGGTGAACCAGAGAAAGTGTTTCAG GTTTCTCAGTTTAAGTCTCCTCAAACTCAAGAAGATGATTTTATTGAAATCCAAAGCGAGACTGGTACAGCCCTCCAGAGATTCATGGTCAGACAGTTGAGCCTGATCAAGCAG gtgataAGGAACTTGATGTCTCTTGCTGCACCTAACCTGAGACTCCACGGGTTGTTCATTGGCATTGTCTGGTTTTCAATGGCGTTTAG TTATTACGGCCTTTCGGTGTGGTTTCCTGAccagataaaacacttgcagtATGAAGAATATAAGCTTAACACCAAGACATTTTCTCATAACACCATTGTATGGTTTCACTTCAACTTTTCTTTGAAAAACCAGATTCACGAGAAGTGCCATTATGAGAAAGATCG GTTTATTGACATGGAGATGAGAAACGTAAGGTTTAAAGAATGCCTGTTTACAAGCTGTTACTTCGAGGACATCAGTTCAACAGACACCTTGTTTGAGAACTGCACCATCACAGACACTACTTTCTATCGCACAG ATTTATATCATGATACCAATTTCATCAACTGCAACTTCATCAATGTCACATTTCTGCATCCCAAAGAAGGTTGCCATATAAACTTTCAGGAGGAAAATGACATCTTGATTTATTTAGTCAGTTTTCTGGGCAGCTTGTCTGTGCTACCGGGCAACATCATTGCAGGGCTCCTGATGGACAAGATAGGACGAATTAAGATTATAG GAAGCTCCATGCTGATGTCCTCTGGCTGTActttcttcctcttcctctgctTCAATCCTGGTGCTGTGATCAGCTTCCAATGTCTGTTCTACGCAGCGTCTGCAGCCGCCTGGAACGGAATTGACGTTATAACGGTGGAGCTTTATCCAGCCTCCAACAG AGCGACAGCTTTTGGTGTGTTGAATGGTCTGGGCAAGTTGGCGGCCATCATTAGCACCTTCATCTTCTCGAAGTTTGTTGGCGTCACTAAGATTGTCCCCATCTTACTGTCCTTCTCAGCTATGGCATGTGGAGGCCTGCTTGCGTTCAAGCTTCCTGAGACACGTGAAGTCATTCTGCAGTAA